Part of the Zea mays cultivar B73 chromosome 4, Zm-B73-REFERENCE-NAM-5.0, whole genome shotgun sequence genome is shown below.
tctacccaaactgggcaaccttAGTGAAAGCAGTATCCCTTCCTCAATGGCGAAAGAAACGATTTTTTTGCTAAGAAACAAGCAGAATTCAGGAAGGCTGTGGAGCGAGCCTTCAGGGTGCTGCAATCACGTTGGGctataatgcatggtccagcaagGTTTTGGACACCCGAGGACCTCAATTACATTGTCCATTGCGTCataatcttgcacaatatgattatAGAAGATGAGAAAGAGATGACCCGCCTACAGAATGATGAATATCTAGGGTCATCAACTCCTTCATATGGTCAGAACCGTAATGTTCCTTCTATTGAAGAGCTAATTAAGAAGCATGAGGCCATACAAAGTGTTGAAACCAACAACCAACTTCAAATTGATTTGATAGGACACCTTTGGTCTAAGTTTGGAGATGAGGACACTGAAGATTGATAAAATTAGCAAGAGTGAATATGGTGTCATTTGCACATATATTCAACATTAGTTTTGAGATTGTTATTTGGTTATTTATTATGTACTAGGGTATTCATTTGTTAGTAGATCAATGATGGACTGCAGCCATCGGTGCAAAGGAGCTGTTAACTGGTTTTAACCACAACAGCACCCTCCTTGGTGTTATCAGCAAAATCTTAACACCCATTAAGATGCCCATACGGCTGCCCATTGTATACTTGTTTTTGAGTCCAATAGCAAGAACACATTTTTAGATCACTGGTGGACTGGTGCCATCAGTGTAGATTTGTTTTTATACTTGTTTTAGTTAGTAGCAGTGCAATGATTTCAGCTTGCATGAATCATGACAGCACACTTCTTTGTGTGAAGAGCAAAATTTGAACAACCATTCAGATGCACATACAACTTCCCATTGTACACATATTATTCAGTCAAATATCAAGAACAAATTTCCAAAAAAAGGTACATAGTTATCTTTCAAATAGTTTTGACTATTACAACTTGCAGAATTTAAATAGCATAGATAAAGATTCCACCATAAAGTTCATTGTGAAACATCATTAAATTCTAAGTGGAACTATTGTTGTTTCTGTGACTCTTCTCCATAATCCTTTGTTGCAGGTTCAGGTAGTAAGCTCGCTTATCCTCCGGCACGTCGTCAATGTTCACAGCCATGATCTTGAACTCCATCTCTTGTTCCTTCAAATCAAGCTCACGGTCCCTGCGTGCAAGTAGCTCCCTGTATTGCTCATCACGTTTAACCTCGACAAGCTCACGGTTCTTGGTCATACACTCAAGCACTTCAACACAAGTAGTGGAATCAGTAGGTGCAGTGTTTTTGTTCCCTCGCTTCCTCTTGCATGAGTCACTTCGGGACGTATTGTAACCTCAGGTTCACCAGAAGGGACCATGTTCTAGGGTTGATCTTCATTTACGACCCTCCCTGGTCTTGTTACAGTAGACCTTTCACACCACTTTCTTTCATTTCTCAATAATATCCAGCAATGTGTGAATTGGAAAGGATGATTTTGTAATCCCTCAAACATTTTCATGGCATCTTCAGCTATAAAAAATTATAACATTATTTCCATTCGACCAAATATGTCACCAAAATAAAAGAGTAAGTAGAATAATAGTTACCCTATCTTCTGCCACTTTCCCACTCTCATTTCGATGCTCTATTTTAGACAAGTACGCACAAAACTTGTTCACTTCCTTCTGAATTGTCTTCCACATGTGTTGTATAGCTATTTGTGTCCTTTGTGATCCTTCAGGCTTGTACTTGTCATAGTAATCAGCAAAACGCTTCCAATAGCCACCACTCGTTTGATTCATTCCAATTATTGCATCTTGGCTACCATTTATCCAAGCAGAACATATAACCTCATCCTCTTGATGACTGAAGTTCTTCGCTCTCCTAGCTACTTTCTTTGTTGCACTTGTACTGTGTACTTCGACATCGTCTGAGGGCAGCCCTTGAACCTCATGCACATCTGCATTATGTTGTAAATTCTGCAAGCAGGACATGGTGATAAAAGTATACAACTAAAATTGGTGGTACCGATTACAGAGCACAGGAAAAATCAGCTCACCTCATCATCCATGATGTTGTAATAACATCCATCAAAGTTCCAAGATTCAACATTAGCAAATTGTGATGGATTCGAGCCACCAGCCAAATTGGACCTGCTTGCGTCCATTTGCACAAGGCCAAACCTGTATGGAGAATAATAATTGAGGATTCCTCTTCTTGAATTTAAGAAGTTACACAAATAAGGAAGACTATTGTGAATATGTTTACTGTCTGAATCACATCAGCACCAAGGTCCAAGGGGCATGGAACAACATGAAAACAGATGAAACAAACCTACTTCTTTAAAAAACAGCAGAATGAATTAGTAGCTTGCAGCAGGCGTGGTATTAATTAAACAGTAGGTACATATTTAAACAATAATAAGATCATAAATAGGTAAACTCTATAGGCAAAAATAATAGCCAAGCAGTACGCTATTTGCTGTTCTATTTAagaaggtaaatcacatggtaatgCAGAGGTAACTCCAAGAGACAAGAATCAGAAGCAGGTTAGGGTCCATGTTCCAACAGGATATGCCAAGCTTCACGCATCCCCAAGGCTAAAGTAGAGCAAAATTGATGCATAAGTAGGAAATGCTCTTGTTTTTTGTACGAAGGGTGTAGGTTGCATGCTACCAGCTTTGCAAGTAGCAGTAGACCATCTCGAAGACCAAATAACATGTGTACAATGGCCAGCTAAGCGGGGCAGATTGCTGTTGTGCTATAGTTGAAGCTGCTACGAAAATGATTGATTGTACGGGATAGGGTCGGCAATAGGCCAAACGAAGCTGGCTAGAACCGTACCGGAGGGGCAGCCAAGCAGAGCGTGCTTGGAGCGAGGTGGCTGATGGAAACGCCTCCTCCTGACGGAGACGCGCAGAGGGCGTCGCGTAGCCCTGCACGCGCCGCCGCGTTCCCTTCCCCGATCGCACGCCGTCGCCACACCTTTCCCTAGCGCGCGCCGCCGCCTCACCTTCCCAACGCGTGGAAGAAGGAAAACAAACCGTTGCGATGCGTCGAAGAGGCAGAGAGGGTATTTTCGTCGGAGGGGTGACTGGATGGGTTGGGCCTACCAGTAAtgggtagggatgaaaacggtcggaaacggtcggtaaacactaaaaccattaccgttttcatattttttatcggaaacggTAACTCCGAAAAtggaaacgatatcggtatttcggaaaaatcggaaacgaaagttcggtgcggaaaatacaccggtaacggtcgaaatctaaacacgatcggtaaacatatcaaacttcacaatacaacaaagttaacaaaagatcacaaagaccacCGGTTCACAATttatgatataacaagttcacaatataataaGTTCACAAgaatcacaaatttataatataaaaagtttacaaagatcacaagttcacaatataataaGTTCACAGTATAACATGTTCATAAAGATCATAAGTTCACAAACTCAAAGTTCACAgttcacaatatccactcgatttagctgacatgacatgcttactcatgaaatattttttcctcacataaattttttttcacagcctcacaggaaaaccctaaaatctagtgtgtggaaaagacaaactgtcggctctctatcatttttatattactaatacataacatgtgcatAAAAAAGGGTGGATTCGTTCGAGAGACCAAATCAttaatctcaactgccttccaacaccatctatccaaaaaaatcttaaagcgtctaaaaaatagaaaaataagtaatccttatccaCAAACGTACAGGCGATGCAAAAAAATCACATGATGGAAAATTCCGAAAAAAATTCCGAGACATAATTccggaaaattccgagacacaaatccggtaatttccgacaaattccggtaaccgaaggaaacggtcggtaaaacaccacgccgattccgatacCGATTCCGATTGAAAATTAcgaaaaccgattccgttttcgaaaaataccgttaccggtgAATCCGGTCGAAAtatttcgaaatcggtttccggaattccgaaaaattccgaaaccgttttcatccctagtaaTGGGTCAGTTGTTGGAACGTTCAATTTCAACACACAGGAGCTATTTTACAAATAGGTCTACGGATATCTCTACTTTTGGAGATAGTCTTAGAGATGGCAACGGATCATATTCGGATCAGATATTACAAATATCTTTCCACAACCATATCCGGGACTGCAACCAATATCTACTCGCGACCGTACCCGCAGGTAGAATTTTATATCCATGCGTGTGCCCATCGGATTTCGGATGTGTTTCGGATATCCCTCGGATATGACAGACACAATCAGTTTTCAATAATTCAATAGCATAACTAATCAAATTTCTTCCCAATTCACCATCATACACAATTAAAACATAATAAAAGAATTATTATGGGTCTGCAGACCACGATTAGGGGCACTAGATCTTGGAAGGGTCAGCCGCTGGCGGTGCTGGTGCCTATGGAACTTGGAAGGGGACATGGGCACAATGCAGCAAGCCAGTAAGGCTAGAAGGGGCGTCCAATAGTGGGAAATTATGAGCGTTAGGCGTGGGCTTCAAGGTGTTAGGATTTGTTCTTTGCTATGTAATATGGACTAGGCCAAAAAAGTACGCTATGGGTCGATTTTGGATATCCAATTGATAACCCGCAGGTGGAAGCTAATATCTTAATCCGTGCCCACCGACTTTGACCCACGGGTCAAAACATGTATCCATACCCGGCTTCGTCGGGTCGAATATCCGACAAATATCCAAATCTACGCGTCAAATTTCCATCCCtacttttagtctctaaattactaaagagagcatctccaacaatgtgaCTTATAAAAATGCCCTATAATTTAAAAATGAGTAAATTTTATTAGATTTAGGGCAGCAATAAAATATTATGTTTCACAGTAAAACCTTATATATAGATTATAGGACAGTCCACTacagtgtagtatatttgaggcacttgagagTGACCTACAATTTTTTGACCAAATTTTATAAAATGAGACATTGTTGTAGTAGTTTTTGTTGCGTAAAACTCTGTATTTTAATTTGAGACACAAGTTTGAGATATTGTTGGAGATGCTTTTAAGAAAGCCTCCTTTATTCCTTTAGTCATTAAAGAAGTGAATAAGAGTGACTAAACTTGCACTTTTACAGGTTGTCCCTCATCCAACTCCAGTGAGTCGCAATAGACACTTGACCGCCTGCATTTATTAGGATAATCTTGTCTTTGTGTTTAATAGTTAATGTTCTTTAGTCAGTTTTAGTCCAAGAACCAAATATGATATTATATGTACAAAAGTTTAGTTTAATTTTAAGAGGGTGGCTAAAGAAATAAAACAAGATCTAATCCAACCAGTCATTTAGGTTACTTCGGCTAGGTGGTTTGAAAAGAGGTGAAAACTGAGGCAGCGATGAAGGAAACCAGTGGCTTAGGCAAGCCTTCTAGTTTCAGACAACTAAATAGATTCAAAGATCTATCTAACGATACTAATTatatataataaatattattatttttatataaATGTGGTCAAAGTTAAAAATATTTCACTCCTCGAAAAATCTCGAGAACAATCAACATATGTGAACGAACGGAGTAGCACATAGATGTTGTGCATCACAATTACGACACAACATCTGAAATTACAATTATCGCATATCTACTATGCTTTTAGAGACATCTCCATAGCATCACGTGTCGCCGTTGTAGCAgcatctgtctcttccttgaacttcagTTCTAGCTCCACCATATCTTGTTTTGCTTCGTCCAATTTCTTGCGAAGGGATGATATCTGTGCAactataggtatacatttaggctGGGCCTAATGGACCGGTCCGAAGCACGAAAAAAAACACGGTCCAGGCACGGCATAGCCCGAAATATTTTAGTGCCGGGCTGGGTTTGGACCGAGGTcgcggcccatgggcgggcacgagcacggcccgtttaaggcagACACGAAATGACCCATATAGAGGCATGAAAAGgctcatatatttattaaaaccacacttcattccacatttgcatgtacttgataaagaacacaaagttaaagataatgttagttagatgtttttttagctttgaattagagtatgtgatgtaattttatttttgttatgaacattagataataaactgaacttacgaactttatatagagctgattatactctttttctttctaacaaaatgatttgtaaacgagatagtc
Proteins encoded:
- the LOC100273677 gene encoding uncharacterized protein LOC100273677 codes for the protein MDASRSNLAGGSNPSQFANVESWNFDGCYYNIMDDENLQHNADVHEVQGLPSDDVEVHSTSATKKVARRAKNFSHQEDEVICSAWINGSQDAIIGMNQTSGGYWKRFADYYDKYKPEGSQRTQIAIQHMWKTIQKEVNKFCAYLSKIEHRNESGKVAEDRLKMP
- the LOC100273677 gene encoding uncharacterized protein isoform X1; translation: MDASRSNLAGGSNPSQFANVESWNFDGCYYNIMDDENLQHNADVHEVQGLPSDDVEVHSTSATKKVARRAKNFSHQEDEVICSAWINGSQDAIIGMNQTSGGYWKRFADYYDKYKPEGSQRTQIAIQHMWKTIQKEVNKFCAYLSKIEHRNESGKVAEDRVTIILLTLLFW